The Clostridium sp. AWRP genome has a window encoding:
- a CDS encoding heavy metal translocating P-type ATPase, which translates to MNNTMEAKLQDNIKLKNNCNNHSKKEFILEGLDCAHCAAKIENKVNELPKIKNASVDFLSKKLKFELYNEKEFNNAMEDIKSIVKKLEPDVKVIYEVNEKSRKIGDLPKEKNKKIGDIISIIGVLIYITGVIFKFSFQVEFTLFLLSYIAIGKDVLWKAVKNIFRGQVFDENFLMCIASIGAFTIGQFPEAVAVMFFYKIGEYFQDRAVNNSRKSIANLMDIKPEFANVKTESGFKNTNPEDVNIGELILVKPGEKIPLDGEIVEGKSMVDTSALTGESLPKEVGCKDMVLGGYINKNGVLTLKVTKSFKESTVAKILDLVENASSKKAPTENFITKFAKYYTPTVVAFAIGLALLPPFLMGGESFSKWIYRALVFLVVSCPCALVISVPLGFFGGIGAASKNGILVKGGNYLEALNSIDTVVFDKTGTLTKGIFKVTQVKAFNGFTDGDVLKYAAFVESYSNHPIALSIVKQYNQDIDRNLIKNYAEISGEGIKAAVDGREIIAGNSRLMEKEKINYDMSEVIGTVIHVALDKIYMGYIVISDEVKEDSKDTIKMLKDIGIKKTVMLTGDNKKIGEAIGYKLGLDEVHAQLLPDQKVEKLNDIITEKSSNRKMIFVGDGINDAPVLARADVGIAMGGIGSDAAIEAADVVIMTDEPSKIVTAIKISKRTKKIVSQNIVFALGVKLVILVLGAVGIANMWEAVFGDVGVALIAVLNSMRAMKVEKAKC; encoded by the coding sequence ATGAATAATACTATGGAAGCAAAATTGCAAGATAATATAAAGTTAAAAAATAATTGTAATAATCATAGCAAAAAAGAGTTCATCCTTGAGGGGCTTGATTGTGCACATTGTGCTGCAAAAATAGAAAATAAAGTTAATGAGCTTCCTAAAATAAAGAATGCCTCTGTAGATTTTTTATCTAAAAAGCTCAAATTTGAATTATATAATGAGAAAGAATTTAATAATGCCATGGAAGATATAAAGTCTATAGTTAAAAAATTAGAACCAGATGTAAAAGTTATATATGAAGTTAATGAAAAATCAAGAAAAATTGGTGATTTACCTAAAGAAAAAAATAAAAAAATTGGAGATATAATTTCAATAATTGGTGTTTTGATATATATTACAGGCGTAATATTTAAATTTTCATTTCAAGTTGAATTCACACTTTTCCTTTTAAGTTATATTGCTATTGGAAAGGATGTACTCTGGAAAGCAGTTAAAAATATTTTTCGAGGACAGGTATTTGATGAAAATTTTTTAATGTGTATTGCAAGTATAGGCGCTTTTACAATTGGACAGTTTCCTGAGGCTGTTGCAGTTATGTTTTTTTATAAAATAGGTGAATATTTTCAAGATAGGGCAGTAAATAATTCAAGAAAGTCTATAGCAAACCTTATGGATATAAAACCTGAATTTGCAAATGTAAAGACTGAATCAGGATTTAAAAATACGAATCCTGAAGATGTAAATATAGGTGAGCTTATTTTAGTAAAACCAGGTGAAAAAATACCTTTGGATGGAGAAATTGTAGAAGGAAAATCTATGGTGGATACTTCTGCATTAACTGGAGAATCTCTTCCAAAAGAAGTAGGATGCAAGGATATGGTGCTTGGTGGATATATAAATAAAAATGGAGTTTTAACTTTGAAGGTAACTAAGAGTTTTAAAGAATCTACTGTAGCTAAAATATTAGATTTAGTTGAAAATGCCAGCAGTAAAAAAGCTCCTACAGAAAATTTTATTACAAAGTTTGCTAAATATTATACGCCTACAGTTGTGGCATTTGCAATAGGGCTAGCTTTATTGCCACCATTTTTAATGGGAGGGGAAAGTTTTTCTAAATGGATTTATAGGGCTCTTGTATTTTTAGTAGTTTCCTGTCCTTGTGCACTGGTTATTTCAGTACCTCTTGGATTCTTTGGAGGAATAGGAGCAGCTTCTAAAAATGGAATTCTTGTAAAAGGCGGAAATTACCTTGAAGCCTTAAATAGCATAGATACAGTAGTCTTTGATAAGACAGGAACACTTACTAAAGGAATATTTAAAGTTACCCAGGTAAAAGCTTTTAATGGTTTTACAGATGGAGATGTTTTAAAGTATGCAGCTTTTGTAGAATCTTATTCTAACCATCCTATAGCTTTGTCTATAGTGAAGCAGTACAATCAAGATATAGATAGAAATTTAATAAAGAATTATGCTGAGATTTCAGGTGAAGGTATTAAAGCAGCGGTAGATGGAAGAGAAATTATTGCAGGAAATTCCAGACTTATGGAAAAAGAAAAAATAAATTATGATATGTCAGAAGTTATTGGAACTGTAATTCATGTTGCACTCGATAAAATTTACATGGGTTATATAGTGATATCTGATGAAGTAAAAGAAGATTCTAAAGATACAATTAAAATGTTAAAAGATATAGGAATAAAGAAAACAGTTATGCTTACAGGAGACAATAAAAAAATTGGAGAAGCAATAGGATATAAGTTAGGATTAGATGAGGTTCATGCACAGCTTCTTCCGGATCAAAAAGTAGAAAAATTAAATGACATAATCACTGAAAAATCTTCTAACAGAAAAATGATTTTTGTAGGAGATGGAATAAATGATGCTCCTGTGCTTGCAAGAGCAGATGTTGGAATTGCTATGGGTGGTATTGGTTCAGATGCTGCTATTGAAGCTGCAGATGTAGTTATTATGACAGATGAACCTTCAAAAATAGTAACTGCTATTAAAATATCTAAGAGAACTAAAAAAATAGTATCCCAAAATATAGTATTTGCCCTTGGAGTAAAACTGGTGATTTTAGTTTTAGGAGCTGTGGGAATAGCTAATATGTGGGAAGCAGTTTTTGGAGATGTAGGGGTAGCTCTTATAGCAGTATTAAATTCTATGAGGGCAATGAAAGTAGAAAAAGCTAAGTGTTAA
- a CDS encoding AMP-binding protein — MLIFSGIFNNAKKNPEKMCMTFDKRIISYGELAKNINEKAVFLSKKYEAGNKVIIKNIDPIDAIINLLACSRAGLISIPVEAKTTPLKLKKIVEKVKQCCIIDERFHFECEDKEDSKLPHIEDTCIFLAALSSGTTGHNKVIWRDHSSWTSAFKYQSEMFNISSSDVLFIVGSLSYTGNLNSVIHMLNEGGSVVFSKSIYPGRWIREIQQNNVTSIFMVPARYRILLKELKMNLRGVNSILSAGDKLDSKTVYLLKNRFPNASICEYYGASELGHVSYINFRENNMTDSVGKVFPQVKLWIKDGLVWVESPYIAPDFKPRASVGDIGKIDGKGNLYILGRRNNTINKGGVKILPYSIEKVLDANPEILKSVVYGEKHPIKGEEICAVIVPKTDVLTVENIRNYCKNNLESYMQPRKIKIVKDLKLNSSGKIDRKSLI, encoded by the coding sequence ATGTTGATTTTTTCAGGAATATTTAATAACGCAAAAAAAAATCCAGAAAAAATGTGTATGACTTTTGATAAAAGAATTATTTCATATGGAGAACTTGCAAAAAACATAAATGAAAAGGCAGTATTTTTGTCAAAAAAGTATGAAGCAGGAAATAAAGTAATAATAAAAAATATAGATCCAATAGACGCAATAATTAATCTTTTAGCCTGTTCTAGAGCAGGATTAATTTCAATTCCAGTGGAAGCTAAAACAACTCCCTTGAAATTAAAAAAAATAGTAGAAAAAGTTAAACAATGCTGTATTATAGATGAAAGATTTCATTTTGAATGTGAGGATAAAGAAGATTCAAAATTACCCCATATCGAAGATACATGTATTTTCCTTGCAGCTTTGAGTTCCGGAACTACAGGACATAATAAAGTTATATGGAGAGATCATAGCAGTTGGACAAGTGCTTTCAAATATCAAAGTGAGATGTTTAATATAAGTTCTAGTGATGTACTTTTTATTGTAGGATCCCTTTCATATACAGGAAATCTTAACAGCGTAATACATATGTTAAATGAAGGTGGCAGTGTAGTATTCTCTAAAAGCATTTATCCAGGCAGATGGATAAGGGAGATTCAACAAAATAATGTTACGAGTATATTTATGGTGCCTGCACGCTATAGAATATTGTTAAAGGAACTTAAGATGAACCTTAGAGGTGTAAATTCTATACTAAGTGCAGGAGACAAACTTGATTCGAAAACAGTATATTTATTGAAAAATCGATTTCCAAATGCCAGCATTTGCGAATATTATGGTGCAAGTGAATTAGGCCATGTGTCTTATATAAATTTTAGAGAAAATAATATGACAGATAGCGTTGGAAAAGTATTTCCGCAGGTAAAGCTATGGATAAAGGATGGACTGGTATGGGTAGAAAGTCCATATATAGCTCCTGACTTTAAACCTAGAGCTTCTGTTGGCGATATAGGAAAAATTGACGGAAAAGGAAATTTATACATTTTAGGAAGAAGAAATAACACCATAAACAAAGGTGGTGTAAAAATACTTCCTTATAGTATAGAGAAGGTACTGGATGCAAATCCTGAAATACTTAAATCTGTGGTATACGGTGAAAAACATCCAATAAAAGGTGAAGAAATATGTGCAGTAATTGTACCAAAAACTGATGTACTTACTGTTGAAAATATTAGAAATTACTGTAAAAACAATCTCGAATCATATATGCAGCCAAGGAAAATAAAAATAGTAAAAGATTTAAAATTGAATTCTAGTGGTAAAATTGATAGGAAATCTCTGATATAG
- a CDS encoding thiolase family protein encodes MNTEKNNLRCKKVYIIGGLRTPIGKTNGCLRDFLPEKLAAFLIRRLIHKYALQKDSIEEIILGNAVGPGGNLARLSLLEAGMPFDTVGTTVDFQCGSGLKAINLAGNLIRSGQRNIVIAGGAESTSLVPNKQYNQKDTRYKGKNIFYKRAQFSPYSIGDPDMVEGAENTAKHCNITRKDMDIWALQSHNKALAARSKNKLYDIICGIQTDKKIIKEDENIRRNPSLKLMERAIPVLGEQGTITAGNACSTNDGAALIIMASEEAVQKYSLHPQAIWVGGESAGVDPNLFPLGAIAASRKLLKVYDFGIDDMDFIEINEAFAVKVIAFLQYFNYHKDRVNIFGGALAYGHPYGASGGIIMLHLLEALKDKNKKKGMATLGVAGGLGEATIIERCD; translated from the coding sequence ATTAATACTGAAAAAAACAATTTAAGGTGTAAAAAGGTTTATATAATAGGAGGACTTAGAACTCCAATAGGCAAAACTAACGGATGTTTAAGAGATTTTCTTCCTGAAAAACTAGCAGCTTTCTTAATTCGCAGACTCATACATAAGTATGCTCTCCAGAAAGATTCCATAGAGGAAATTATTCTTGGAAATGCTGTTGGACCGGGTGGTAATCTTGCAAGACTCAGCTTACTAGAAGCAGGTATGCCCTTTGATACAGTTGGTACAACTGTAGACTTTCAGTGTGGTTCCGGACTGAAAGCTATAAATTTAGCAGGAAATTTAATAAGATCCGGTCAGAGGAATATTGTCATAGCAGGTGGAGCAGAAAGTACAAGTCTAGTTCCCAACAAGCAGTACAATCAAAAGGACACTAGATATAAGGGAAAAAATATATTTTACAAAAGAGCACAATTCTCACCTTATTCAATTGGTGATCCTGATATGGTAGAAGGGGCTGAGAATACAGCAAAACATTGTAATATTACTAGAAAGGATATGGATATATGGGCACTTCAAAGCCATAACAAGGCATTAGCAGCAAGAAGCAAAAATAAACTTTACGATATAATCTGCGGTATACAAACTGATAAAAAAATCATTAAAGAAGATGAAAATATTAGAAGAAATCCTTCGTTAAAGCTTATGGAGAGAGCTATCCCAGTTCTTGGAGAACAGGGCACTATAACCGCAGGAAATGCTTGCAGTACTAATGACGGAGCAGCTCTTATAATTATGGCATCAGAAGAAGCGGTACAAAAATACAGTTTGCATCCCCAAGCCATATGGGTTGGTGGAGAAAGTGCAGGTGTTGACCCAAACCTGTTTCCACTTGGGGCTATTGCTGCTTCAAGAAAGCTTCTTAAAGTATATGATTTTGGAATTGATGATATGGATTTTATAGAGATAAATGAAGCTTTTGCTGTAAAGGTAATTGCATTTTTACAGTATTTTAATTACCATAAAGATAGAGTGAACATATTTGGAGGAGCATTAGCTTATGGACATCCTTATGGGGCATCAGGAGGTATTATAATGCTTCATCTTTTGGAAGCTTTAAAGGATAAAAACAAGAAAAAAGGAATGGCAACATTAGGAGTTGCAGGAGGGCTTGGAGAGGCAACTATCATAGAGAGGTGTGATTAG
- a CDS encoding heavy metal-associated domain-containing protein, protein MFFKSKIKKIVHVEGMSCSHCVDHVKSALESVDGISSVKVDLNSKTAVVKCLQEINNSDIEAAVKDAGYEVTSIEEG, encoded by the coding sequence ATGTTTTTTAAAAGCAAAATAAAAAAGATTGTGCATGTTGAAGGAATGAGTTGCAGCCACTGTGTCGATCATGTTAAATCAGCTTTAGAATCAGTAGATGGAATTTCAAGTGTTAAAGTTGATTTAAATAGCAAAACTGCAGTGGTAAAATGTTTACAAGAGATAAATAATTCTGACATAGAAGCTGCTGTTAAAGATGCAGGTTATGAAGTGACAAGTATAGAAGAAGGATAG
- a CDS encoding YncE family protein: MTHQRWFKVFFILFLVVLFLSSGFIIMQYKSNSMAKDLEEYRSYYFVITGDKTICKIDTVTNQIISKINVEGKPEDIQISPDGKILVVVTLNSKDEDDTGFLLFYQIKDDKLLKKLEVGKHPSKISFTPDKKYALVANKESNDMSLIDFQNYTVLQSIAVGRKPKNFCISYDGTYCYVANTGEDTLSVVDMRSFKSIKKIRVGRYPTDVTIDKANGNIMVTLSREKAVALVNPNTENIEKVDLDDKPTKIYN; encoded by the coding sequence ATGACTCATCAGAGATGGTTTAAAGTTTTTTTTATTTTATTTTTAGTAGTACTTTTTTTAAGCAGCGGATTTATAATAATGCAGTATAAGTCAAATTCTATGGCTAAAGATTTGGAAGAATACAGATCCTATTATTTTGTAATTACAGGAGATAAAACCATATGTAAGATTGACACGGTTACAAATCAAATTATAAGTAAAATTAACGTGGAGGGTAAACCAGAGGACATTCAAATTTCACCGGATGGTAAAATTCTGGTAGTAGTTACCTTAAATTCTAAAGATGAGGATGATACAGGATTTTTGTTATTTTATCAGATTAAGGATGATAAGCTTTTAAAAAAATTGGAGGTAGGCAAACATCCTTCAAAAATTTCATTTACTCCAGATAAAAAATACGCACTTGTAGCCAATAAAGAGAGCAATGATATGTCTTTAATAGATTTTCAAAATTACACCGTACTTCAATCTATAGCTGTGGGAAGGAAACCTAAGAACTTTTGTATATCTTATGATGGAACGTATTGTTATGTGGCAAATACAGGAGAGGATACTTTAAGTGTAGTGGATATGAGAAGTTTTAAAAGTATAAAAAAAATAAGAGTAGGTAGATATCCTACTGACGTTACTATAGATAAAGCTAATGGAAATATTATGGTAACTTTAAGTAGGGAAAAAGCTGTGGCTCTTGTGAATCCCAACACAGAAAATATCGAAAAAGTAGATTTGGATGATAAACCTACAAAAATATATAATTAA
- a CDS encoding L,D-transpeptidase family protein produces MKKKHIIFPLLFLVFGTAIIATISGLSIKRYIRQNEFKNISAKNNVTEKDIQAQKGKLFFEAPKQKPEKTSIKIYKGKRIMELYGNNELIGRFKVGLGRVPSGKKEKEGDLKTPEGTYYICYINPKSKYDYFFGISYPNIDDAKEALDKKVIGKINYDRIEWAINNKEQPPWHTSLGGEIGIHGGGSKYDWTYGCIALSNKDMDILKKYVGLKTTVEIYQ; encoded by the coding sequence ATGAAAAAGAAGCACATAATTTTCCCATTGTTATTTCTTGTTTTTGGCACAGCTATAATAGCAACTATTTCTGGGTTATCTATAAAAAGATATATTAGGCAAAATGAATTTAAAAATATTTCAGCTAAAAATAATGTAACCGAAAAGGACATACAGGCGCAAAAAGGAAAGTTGTTTTTTGAAGCTCCAAAGCAAAAACCGGAAAAAACTTCAATAAAAATTTATAAGGGAAAAAGGATAATGGAATTATATGGAAACAATGAATTAATTGGAAGGTTTAAAGTTGGACTTGGAAGAGTCCCCTCAGGTAAAAAAGAAAAAGAAGGGGATTTAAAAACTCCAGAAGGAACCTATTATATATGTTATATAAATCCTAAAAGTAAATATGATTATTTTTTTGGAATAAGTTATCCAAATATAGACGATGCTAAAGAAGCTTTAGATAAGAAAGTCATAGGTAAAATTAATTATGACAGAATAGAATGGGCTATAAATAATAAAGAACAGCCGCCCTGGCATACTTCACTTGGGGGAGAAATAGGAATACATGGTGGTGGCTCTAAATACGACTGGACTTATGGATGTATTGCTCTATCCAACAAAGATATGGATATACTAAAAAAATATGTTGGACTTAAAACTACGGTAGAAATATATCAATGA
- a CDS encoding shikimate kinase, producing the protein METETKNIVLIGMPGSGKTTLGNLLASRLNRKCIDLDDYIESENGCSIPDIFKNGEECFRKLESKAVEKVSVEKNIIIATGGGVIKKKCNIENLKKNGIVVFIDRPLENIISDVDISGRPLLKKGINEIEKIYNERYDIYKAYCDFSVHNILNLETIVDDIVKSCNEYL; encoded by the coding sequence ATGGAGACAGAGACTAAAAACATAGTTCTTATAGGTATGCCTGGATCAGGAAAAACTACTTTAGGCAATCTTTTAGCCTCTAGATTAAATAGAAAATGTATAGATTTAGATGATTATATAGAATCAGAAAACGGATGTAGTATTCCAGATATCTTTAAAAACGGTGAAGAATGTTTTAGAAAATTAGAATCAAAGGCAGTAGAGAAAGTAAGTGTAGAAAAAAATATTATAATAGCTACAGGAGGTGGGGTAATAAAAAAGAAGTGCAATATAGAAAATTTGAAAAAGAACGGAATTGTAGTTTTTATAGATAGACCTTTAGAGAATATAATTTCTGATGTTGATATATCAGGGAGGCCTCTTTTAAAGAAAGGAATTAATGAAATAGAAAAGATTTATAATGAAAGATATGATATCTATAAAGCATATTGCGATTTTTCAGTTCACAATATACTGAATCTTGAAACAATAGTAGATGATATAGTTAAATCTTGTAATGAATATCTGTAG
- the aroE gene encoding shikimate dehydrogenase: MSNLQGLIGEKLSHSYSAVIHKLVLEKLGINGEYNLFEIEPQNLGKSMEAFKVLGCKGINVTIPYKIAVMNYMDDISEEARNIGAINTIEFRENSLKGYNTDYYGFGLTLKKNYIDVLNKNVVILGTGGASKAVVRYVLDEGASNIIYVSRYPEKIKQSDFEVISYEKFREIKSGDIIVNCTPCGMYPNLNNCPVNKKILAKFNTAVDLIYNPEYTLFLKMGKEMGLKIANGLYMLVAQAVAAEEIWHKKNISLETINEIYDELVKIEYNK; the protein is encoded by the coding sequence ATGAGCAACTTGCAGGGACTTATAGGGGAAAAGTTATCACACAGTTATTCAGCTGTAATACACAAATTGGTTTTAGAAAAATTGGGCATAAATGGAGAATATAATTTATTCGAAATAGAACCTCAGAACTTAGGTAAAAGTATGGAGGCTTTTAAAGTTTTAGGATGCAAGGGAATAAATGTAACCATACCTTACAAAATTGCCGTTATGAACTATATGGATGATATATCAGAAGAAGCAAGGAATATAGGTGCTATAAATACTATAGAATTTAGGGAAAATAGTTTAAAAGGATATAATACAGATTACTATGGCTTTGGTCTTACTCTAAAAAAGAATTATATAGATGTATTAAATAAAAATGTAGTGATACTTGGCACAGGAGGAGCATCTAAAGCTGTAGTCAGGTATGTTTTAGATGAAGGTGCCTCAAATATTATCTATGTGAGCAGATATCCTGAAAAAATTAAGCAAAGTGATTTTGAAGTTATTTCTTATGAAAAATTCAGAGAAATAAAAAGTGGAGATATAATAGTGAACTGTACTCCCTGCGGTATGTACCCTAATTTAAATAATTGTCCTGTAAATAAAAAGATATTGGCCAAATTTAATACAGCTGTAGATTTAATATATAATCCTGAATATACACTTTTTTTAAAGATGGGGAAAGAAATGGGACTTAAAATTGCAAACGGACTATATATGCTTGTAGCACAGGCTGTGGCAGCAGAAGAAATTTGGCATAAAAAGAATATATCTTTAGAAACTATAAATGAAATATATGATGAATTAGTTAAAATAGAGTACAACAAATAG
- the pheA gene encoding prephenate dehydratase — MEDLEYLRNQINEIDKEMIELFEKRAKVSRKVAEYKMENSMDILDKSREEEVIKVNLKNLKDKSIKDETKTFLKNVMEISRSIQKREFKQSSKSSEIKSKGQNSDAFKIGFQGVPASFSHEALLEYFGNKSEALNFESFKDVFEALKNGTIKYGVLPIENSSTGGIPQVYDLIGKYDFYIVGEKCIEVNHNLLGVKGASICDIKEVYSHSQAFMQSSKFLQKHKNWKLNPYFNTARSAKYISEQNVKSKAAIASKNAAKLYGLDIIEKNINYNSNNYTRFIIIGKNIKNDKQCDKISILITLPHEPGTLYNVLKYFHENNLNMTKIESRPIINKSWQYFFYIDFNGNVMDKDTRYALKGIEEESGYFKLLGNYKGDCF; from the coding sequence TTGGAAGATTTAGAGTATTTAAGAAATCAAATAAATGAAATAGATAAAGAAATGATTGAACTTTTTGAAAAGAGGGCAAAAGTATCTCGCAAAGTGGCAGAATATAAAATGGAAAATTCTATGGATATACTTGATAAATCAAGAGAAGAAGAGGTAATAAAGGTTAACTTGAAAAATCTTAAAGATAAATCTATAAAAGATGAAACTAAAACCTTTTTGAAGAATGTTATGGAAATAAGCAGAAGCATACAAAAAAGAGAATTCAAACAATCTTCTAAAAGTAGTGAAATTAAGTCTAAAGGGCAAAATAGTGATGCATTTAAAATTGGATTTCAAGGAGTACCGGCATCTTTCAGTCATGAAGCACTGTTAGAGTATTTTGGAAATAAATCAGAAGCATTAAACTTTGAAAGCTTTAAAGATGTATTTGAAGCTCTAAAAAATGGGACTATAAAGTATGGTGTTCTTCCTATTGAAAATTCTTCTACAGGAGGCATTCCACAGGTTTATGATCTTATAGGAAAATATGATTTTTATATAGTTGGAGAAAAATGTATTGAAGTAAATCATAACTTATTGGGAGTAAAAGGAGCGTCTATTTGCGATATAAAAGAAGTTTATTCTCACAGTCAAGCATTTATGCAGAGTAGTAAATTTTTGCAAAAACATAAAAATTGGAAGCTAAATCCTTATTTTAATACGGCTAGAAGTGCTAAATATATAAGTGAGCAAAATGTTAAAAGTAAAGCTGCTATAGCAAGCAAAAATGCAGCAAAGCTTTATGGACTTGATATAATAGAAAAAAATATAAATTATAATAGCAATAATTACACTAGATTTATAATAATAGGAAAAAATATAAAAAATGATAAACAATGTGACAAGATAAGTATATTAATTACTTTGCCTCATGAACCAGGAACTCTTTATAATGTTTTGAAATATTTTCATGAAAATAATTTGAATATGACTAAAATAGAATCAAGACCTATAATAAACAAATCCTGGCAGTACTTCTTTTATATTGATTTTAATGGAAATGTTATGGATAAAGATACTAGGTATGCTTTAAAGGGTATAGAAGAAGAAAGCGGATATTTTAAACTTTTGGGGAATTACAAAGGAGATTGTTTTTAG
- the aroC gene encoding chorismate synthase translates to MSGMWGNKIKLSIFGESHGKAIGIVIDGLKAGTEIDLEYIRNQMKRRAPGFSKLSTPRKEQDEFEILSGYFNGRATGTPLCAVIQNSNTHSKDYEKTASLLRPGHADFTGRIKYRGFNDYRGGGHFSGRLTAPIVFAGALCRKILEEKGIFIGSHIKSIGTIEEPKSFKFTSIEKSSLEKLSESKFPVLDENCGEKMQQNILKVKEEGDSLGGIVETGVINLPPGIGDPFFDSVESTISGLLFSIPAVKGVEFGEGFDISKMKGSEANDEYFISDNNDIKTYTNNNGGILGGITDGMPLIFRTCIKPTPSISKTQKTVDVEKGENAHLEIKGRHDPCIVPRAVPVIEAAAALSLLNLMED, encoded by the coding sequence ATGAGTGGAATGTGGGGGAATAAGATAAAACTATCAATTTTTGGAGAATCTCATGGAAAAGCTATAGGTATTGTAATAGATGGACTAAAGGCTGGAACAGAAATTGATTTAGAGTACATAAGAAATCAGATGAAAAGGAGAGCACCAGGCTTTAGTAAACTTTCTACTCCTAGAAAAGAGCAGGATGAATTTGAAATTTTAAGTGGATATTTTAATGGAAGAGCCACGGGAACTCCTCTTTGTGCAGTGATACAAAACAGCAATACTCATTCTAAAGACTATGAAAAAACAGCTTCTCTTTTAAGACCTGGCCATGCTGATTTTACGGGAAGAATAAAATATAGAGGATTTAATGATTACAGAGGCGGTGGACATTTTTCAGGCAGACTTACAGCACCTATAGTTTTTGCAGGGGCTTTATGTAGAAAGATATTAGAGGAAAAAGGTATATTTATAGGCAGCCATATAAAGAGTATAGGTACAATTGAAGAACCAAAATCCTTTAAATTCACTTCTATAGAAAAAAGTAGTTTAGAAAAACTTTCTGAAAGTAAATTTCCAGTTTTAGATGAAAACTGTGGTGAAAAAATGCAGCAGAACATTTTAAAGGTAAAAGAAGAAGGAGACTCATTAGGAGGAATTGTAGAAACTGGAGTTATAAATTTGCCACCAGGCATAGGAGATCCTTTCTTTGATTCCGTAGAAAGTACTATTTCGGGGCTTTTATTTTCTATACCCGCAGTAAAAGGGGTAGAATTTGGAGAAGGTTTTGATATATCAAAAATGAAGGGTTCTGAAGCAAATGATGAATATTTTATATCAGACAATAATGATATAAAAACCTACACTAATAATAATGGAGGAATTTTGGGAGGAATTACAGATGGAATGCCGCTTATATTTAGAACTTGTATAAAACCTACTCCATCTATATCAAAAACTCAAAAAACTGTAGATGTTGAAAAAGGAGAAAATGCACATTTAGAGATAAAGGGAAGACATGATCCCTGCATTGTACCTAGAGCAGTGCCAGTAATAGAAGCAGCTGCAGCACTTTCACTGCTCAATTTGATGGAAGATTAA